A genomic segment from Lignipirellula cremea encodes:
- a CDS encoding ATP-grasp domain-containing protein — MNILVFPCGSEIGLEISRAFVGVKGVRLIGGSSVPDHGRFAFPNYREDFPDVRDEDFVDKMNLLVEQEQIRCIFPAHDSVIFELTRHRAQLRCEVIGSAYEACFLCRSKGRTYQHFQGILPVPVVYTRDNAPFPVFLKPDAGQGSKGTFIARRRSDLDFYLEKDPSLLILEYLPGEEYTVDCFTDENRELRFVGPRRRSRILNGISVGTIRVQADEFTDMARAINERIELNGAWFFQVKRSATGVLTLMEIAPRIGGSSGLCRVQGVNLPVLSYYNHLHLSVKIHCNDFDAEMDRSWSSRYKLNIEYSHVYIDFDDCVCMDGMVNPSVVKFLIQAINQKKQIHLLSRHSQGPLVEELARLRIRDLFDEVRQIGTDCSKADFVKDDSIFIDDSFAERQDVAKKGIPVFSVDAVEALMMD; from the coding sequence ATGAACATCCTCGTTTTCCCGTGCGGTTCCGAAATAGGCCTGGAGATCAGTCGAGCTTTTGTTGGCGTCAAAGGCGTCAGATTAATCGGCGGTTCTTCGGTTCCCGATCACGGCCGTTTTGCGTTTCCGAATTATCGGGAAGACTTTCCCGATGTCCGCGACGAAGATTTTGTCGACAAGATGAATCTCCTTGTGGAGCAGGAACAGATTCGTTGTATCTTTCCCGCCCATGATAGCGTGATCTTTGAACTCACCCGGCATCGGGCGCAACTGCGTTGCGAAGTCATTGGATCGGCTTACGAAGCCTGCTTCCTTTGCCGGTCCAAAGGAAGAACCTACCAGCATTTCCAAGGCATACTTCCCGTCCCTGTTGTTTACACCAGGGACAATGCGCCCTTTCCCGTTTTTCTCAAGCCTGATGCAGGGCAAGGATCCAAGGGAACCTTTATCGCCCGTCGCCGTAGCGACCTGGACTTCTACCTGGAGAAAGATCCCAGTCTCTTGATCCTGGAGTATCTTCCTGGGGAGGAATATACGGTTGACTGCTTCACGGATGAAAATCGAGAACTCCGATTCGTGGGGCCGCGTCGTCGCAGCCGAATTCTCAATGGAATCAGCGTCGGCACTATCCGCGTCCAGGCGGACGAGTTTACGGACATGGCCAGGGCAATCAACGAACGCATCGAACTGAACGGCGCCTGGTTCTTTCAAGTAAAGCGATCTGCGACAGGCGTTCTGACCCTCATGGAGATTGCGCCCCGGATTGGCGGGTCTTCGGGGCTCTGTCGTGTTCAGGGAGTGAACTTGCCGGTCCTGAGCTACTACAACCATTTGCATCTGTCAGTAAAAATCCATTGCAATGATTTCGATGCGGAAATGGACCGGTCCTGGTCAAGCAGGTACAAGCTGAACATCGAATACAGCCATGTCTACATTGACTTCGATGATTGCGTTTGCATGGACGGTATGGTGAATCCCAGCGTCGTCAAGTTCCTGATACAGGCGATCAATCAGAAAAAGCAGATCCATTTACTTTCCCGCCACTCGCAAGGTCCCCTGGTCGAGGAGCTTGCCCGGTTAAGGATTCGCGACCTGTTTGATGAGGTGCGTCAGATCGGAACCGATTGCTCCAAGGCCGACTTCGTGAAAGACGACTCCATCTTCATTGACGACTCCTTCGCGGAAAGGCAAGACGTCGCCAAAAAGGGCATCCCCGTGTTTTCGGTGGACGCAGTCGAAGCGCTAATGATGGACTAA
- a CDS encoding prenyltransferase/squalene oxidase repeat-containing protein: MTHVSRRVLLQQAFLAGVGSLALPRLLQAQIGDLEQNPEWNADLVTTQTQRAIDQGLAYLASRQSENGSFGGIGGNEYGRNVAVVSLAGLAFMSAGNMPGRGPHGENVTRCLEYIDDNTLESGLICYQPAASHGPMYGHGFATLFLAEAYGMTPDTSVRDKLAQSVKLIIEAQNPDGGWRYLPQSEDADLSVTICQIMALRAARNAGVYVPNETIDLCTEYVKRSQNPDGGFTYQLNGGPSLFPRSAAGVVALYSAGVYDSDEITKGLDYLMNHVPRHNDGFTRDNHYYYGQYYAVQAMWHAGGKHWSTWYPAIRDELMSRQLKDGYWRDQVGSEYATAMACIILQMPNNYLPIFQR; the protein is encoded by the coding sequence ATGACGCACGTCAGCCGTCGCGTACTGTTGCAACAAGCCTTTCTGGCTGGGGTTGGATCTCTCGCTCTCCCTCGACTCCTCCAGGCGCAGATCGGCGATCTTGAACAAAATCCCGAATGGAATGCCGATTTAGTCACCACCCAGACCCAAAGGGCGATCGACCAGGGCCTGGCGTACCTGGCCTCGCGGCAGTCCGAGAACGGCTCCTTTGGCGGGATCGGCGGCAACGAGTACGGCCGAAACGTAGCGGTGGTCAGCCTGGCGGGGCTGGCCTTTATGTCGGCCGGCAACATGCCGGGCCGCGGGCCGCACGGCGAGAACGTCACCCGGTGCCTGGAATACATTGACGATAACACGCTGGAATCCGGCCTGATCTGCTACCAGCCAGCCGCCAGCCACGGCCCCATGTACGGCCACGGTTTCGCCACGCTGTTCCTGGCCGAAGCCTATGGCATGACGCCCGACACCTCGGTCCGCGACAAGCTGGCCCAGTCGGTCAAGCTGATTATCGAAGCTCAAAACCCCGACGGCGGCTGGCGCTACTTGCCGCAATCGGAAGACGCCGACCTGTCGGTCACCATCTGCCAGATCATGGCCCTCAGGGCGGCCCGCAACGCCGGCGTGTACGTGCCGAACGAAACGATCGACCTCTGTACGGAATACGTCAAACGCAGCCAGAATCCCGATGGCGGTTTTACCTACCAGCTTAACGGCGGCCCCAGCCTGTTCCCGCGATCGGCCGCCGGCGTCGTCGCCTTGTATTCGGCCGGCGTTTACGACAGCGACGAGATCACCAAGGGTCTGGACTACCTGATGAACCACGTCCCGCGGCACAACGACGGGTTCACCCGCGACAACCACTACTATTACGGCCAGTATTACGCAGTCCAGGCGATGTGGCACGCTGGCGGCAAGCACTGGAGCACCTGGTACCCGGCCATTCGCGACGAGCTCATGTCCCGCCAGCTGAAAGACGGCTACTGGCGTGACCAGGTCGGTTCGGAATATGCGACCGCCATGGCCTGCATCATTTTGCAAATGCCCAATAATTACCTGCCGATTTTCCAGCGGTAA
- a CDS encoding class I SAM-dependent methyltransferase, with amino-acid sequence MNDSQSDSQSEMNLLDSVTKTYVTSDSPQDRLIKTLAVRAFSPFIHPGGSALEFGCCDGFMTSLLAPLVSSLEVVDGSQVFIDMAKERVPSKVEFTYSLFEEYEPARTFDYIFATFVLEHVNDAVGLLKKAGSLLSEKGLLFVVVPNARALSRQLARHMGLLDSLYALTPNDINHGHRRVYDRTLLNLDMDRAGLVQVSQGGLLLKLLADFQMDKMIETGILGDPQLEGLYKMGLEYPDLAGSLFSVCRNKAS; translated from the coding sequence ATGAACGATTCGCAAAGCGATTCCCAAAGTGAAATGAACCTTCTCGATAGCGTCACCAAAACCTATGTCACCAGCGACAGTCCCCAGGACCGGCTGATCAAGACGCTCGCAGTCAGGGCGTTTTCCCCGTTTATCCATCCCGGCGGGAGTGCGCTGGAATTCGGATGCTGCGACGGCTTTATGACATCTCTCCTGGCCCCGCTGGTGTCAAGTCTGGAAGTGGTCGACGGTTCGCAGGTGTTTATCGACATGGCGAAGGAACGCGTACCCTCAAAGGTGGAATTCACTTATTCCTTGTTCGAAGAATATGAACCGGCAAGAACCTTCGACTACATCTTTGCGACCTTTGTGCTTGAACACGTCAACGATGCGGTCGGCTTGCTGAAAAAGGCAGGAAGTCTGCTGAGTGAGAAGGGCCTGCTCTTTGTGGTCGTGCCCAACGCCAGGGCCCTTTCCCGGCAGCTGGCCCGGCATATGGGATTGCTGGATTCGCTTTATGCCTTGACGCCGAATGATATCAACCACGGACATCGCCGGGTCTACGATCGCACCCTGCTCAATCTTGATATGGATCGTGCCGGCCTGGTCCAGGTGTCGCAAGGCGGTCTGCTGTTAAAACTGCTCGCGGACTTTCAAATGGACAAAATGATCGAGACAGGAATTCTAGGCGATCCCCAGCTCGAAGGCCTGTACAAAATGGGGCTCGAATATCCCGACCTGGCAGGCTCCCTGTTTTCCGTATGTCGCAACAAAGCCAGTTAA
- a CDS encoding DUF4175 family protein, producing MQPSRGPVMHPLEKKVNAIGDRARRLLLLYGAALTLAVFVGAALLLGLVDYWSRLEDLGLRLICSAALLVSLVAGWWFLLRPVLRRNFGTLYTARQIERSFPQLKDRLSSTIAFLQQSEQDPTAGSLSLRKAVVSQTTAEVERLPLNSALNGTLPRRMAWIAAGVCLATGVVCLLDTSSAAQAAWRLAAPWNAPAWPKRHQLEIVDPPDKIAAGEDLEIRVVDRRGKLPSSVTLEYQVEGESADTVQSVEMFLHDDQMEHRLNHVARSLRYRAVGGDDDTMPWHTLEVVDPPGLTASELTILPPAYTGWKPYQATSHLRVLADSRIEIRGTADRPLSAARVLTPGENKPIVHQAVLSPNRLSFELLASSEPPWIAERSGSYRLELVDQQGIASGASEKWNLRVVPDTPPTASIDAPSSSVFVTANAIVPLSARVKDDLLLAQVELVFRRAGVEEPVDEAIVLAEGPEQPEPGEAVLSGDGDNRVLAYAWDLASLSDLTPGDSLEARIRVVDYKQQQGESGVRRLTIISTQEFEDRLAQRRTYILSQLGEILARQRVARGQTQSLEIQIDQVGNISGNDIDLLQGAELNQRQVRRLLAGDSESIVSQIENLLSDLRNNRIDSSDTERTMTALLEAVQGLEAGPLPQVSQNLITGLKNARDDLLQGQPGFAADPVATPVAASAGTIESLHSAGRGQDAVIAVLEELQGELSQWDNYRRLAREVARIQTEQGSLLEATEQQRIATLTRQTVDLSEQEKADLTKLSQQQLELSRRVEKLQSRMRQMEGELRETDPLAAETVADALDVGERLAISAQMRESGRQLERNQIAQSAAVQKEANEGLQELLEVLSNRRAHELGRIAENLSQAASELGELQKTAEQLRQQTEQAQQEPDEEKKKRTLERLAKEQKELAEKTHRLARRLERLQAQAASQSLSQASQSLSDAGEAGGQGDAGQAEKKAAQAESELEEAEQQLQQAIAAAEKELLEEQLAQLETALSGMIGRQQRLLDETLRLDRLASDQGQLDRAEKASINTLALAERVLADEVGALSRKTAESAAFQLGLDGAAREMQRAAGRLDRQNTGAATQQSEQAALQRLQQVVDALKPAEPTDPAQPPAEQGGGGDGPAPSQPEGAIERLAELRLLKSLQEAINSRTLELENLRRQQGDLAEEEIVEANELAEEQGRLADLIINLSQPVAPPPEENPDQLPDLNDLDLKGLDDLDLKGLEDLDLKGLDDLPPPAENKPASSGASNAPPTTETADEPPSPGKETTTPGEPKESSTP from the coding sequence ATGCAACCCTCCCGTGGTCCGGTGATGCATCCTCTTGAGAAAAAAGTCAACGCGATCGGCGATCGAGCCCGGCGGCTGTTGCTGCTGTACGGAGCTGCATTAACGCTGGCTGTGTTTGTCGGCGCGGCGTTACTGCTGGGGCTGGTCGACTACTGGAGTCGCCTGGAGGATCTGGGCCTGCGGCTGATCTGTTCCGCCGCCTTGCTGGTTTCCCTGGTCGCTGGCTGGTGGTTCCTGCTGCGGCCTGTGCTGCGGCGTAATTTTGGAACGCTGTATACGGCCCGTCAGATTGAGCGGAGTTTTCCGCAGCTGAAAGACCGGCTGTCCAGCACCATTGCCTTTCTGCAGCAAAGCGAACAGGACCCGACGGCCGGCTCGCTGTCGCTCCGCAAAGCGGTTGTTTCGCAGACCACCGCCGAGGTGGAACGCTTGCCGCTCAACTCGGCCCTGAATGGGACGCTGCCCCGTCGCATGGCCTGGATCGCCGCCGGCGTTTGCCTGGCGACCGGCGTGGTCTGTCTGCTTGATACCAGTTCGGCCGCCCAGGCGGCGTGGCGTCTGGCGGCGCCCTGGAATGCCCCGGCCTGGCCCAAACGGCATCAGCTGGAGATCGTCGACCCGCCGGATAAAATCGCCGCCGGCGAGGACCTGGAAATCCGCGTGGTCGATCGCCGGGGAAAATTGCCGTCCTCCGTTACCCTGGAATACCAGGTCGAAGGCGAGTCGGCCGACACCGTACAGTCGGTGGAAATGTTCCTGCACGACGACCAGATGGAGCATCGGCTGAACCATGTCGCCCGGTCGCTCCGGTATCGGGCCGTCGGCGGCGACGACGACACCATGCCCTGGCACACGCTGGAAGTGGTCGATCCGCCTGGCCTGACGGCTTCGGAGCTGACGATCCTGCCGCCGGCCTACACCGGCTGGAAGCCATATCAGGCCACCAGCCACCTGCGCGTGCTGGCCGACTCCCGGATTGAAATACGGGGCACGGCCGACCGGCCTTTAAGTGCGGCGCGCGTGTTGACTCCGGGCGAAAACAAGCCGATCGTCCATCAGGCCGTCCTGTCGCCGAACCGCCTGAGCTTTGAACTCCTTGCCAGCAGCGAACCGCCGTGGATCGCCGAGCGTTCCGGCTCCTATCGTCTGGAACTGGTCGACCAGCAGGGCATCGCCAGCGGCGCCTCGGAAAAATGGAACCTCAGGGTGGTTCCCGACACGCCGCCGACCGCGTCGATCGATGCCCCTTCCAGCAGCGTGTTTGTGACCGCCAACGCGATCGTGCCGCTGTCCGCCCGCGTGAAAGACGATCTGCTGCTGGCCCAGGTGGAACTGGTGTTCCGCCGGGCGGGCGTCGAAGAACCGGTCGACGAAGCGATTGTGCTGGCTGAGGGACCGGAGCAGCCGGAACCGGGCGAGGCGGTGCTCAGCGGCGACGGCGACAACCGCGTGCTGGCCTATGCCTGGGATCTGGCCTCCCTTTCCGACCTGACGCCGGGGGACTCCCTCGAAGCGAGGATTCGCGTTGTCGATTACAAACAGCAACAGGGAGAAAGCGGCGTCCGACGGCTCACCATTATCTCCACGCAGGAGTTCGAAGATCGCCTGGCCCAGCGGCGTACTTATATTCTGTCGCAACTGGGCGAGATCCTGGCCCGCCAGCGCGTCGCTCGGGGGCAAACGCAGTCGCTGGAGATCCAGATCGACCAGGTCGGCAACATCTCCGGCAACGATATCGACCTGCTCCAGGGGGCCGAGCTGAACCAGCGGCAAGTCCGTCGCCTCCTGGCGGGCGATTCCGAAAGCATCGTGTCGCAGATTGAAAATCTCCTCAGCGACCTGCGTAACAATCGGATCGACAGTTCCGATACCGAGCGCACCATGACGGCCCTGCTGGAAGCGGTCCAGGGGCTGGAGGCGGGACCGCTGCCGCAAGTATCCCAAAACCTGATCACCGGCCTCAAAAACGCTCGCGACGATCTGCTGCAGGGCCAGCCCGGCTTTGCCGCCGATCCGGTGGCTACCCCGGTCGCCGCCAGCGCCGGTACGATTGAATCGCTGCATAGCGCCGGCCGAGGACAGGACGCCGTCATCGCGGTGCTGGAAGAACTCCAGGGCGAGCTCTCGCAGTGGGACAACTACCGTCGCCTGGCCCGCGAAGTCGCCCGCATTCAAACCGAACAGGGCAGCCTGCTTGAGGCCACCGAACAGCAGCGGATCGCTACACTGACCCGGCAGACGGTCGACTTGAGCGAGCAGGAAAAAGCCGATCTGACAAAGCTTTCGCAGCAGCAACTGGAGCTGTCTCGCCGGGTCGAAAAACTGCAAAGCCGCATGCGTCAGATGGAAGGGGAACTGCGGGAGACGGATCCTCTCGCCGCGGAAACGGTCGCCGACGCCCTGGATGTGGGCGAGCGTCTGGCCATCAGCGCGCAGATGCGTGAAAGCGGCCGCCAGCTGGAGCGGAACCAGATCGCCCAGTCGGCCGCCGTCCAGAAAGAAGCGAACGAGGGTCTGCAGGAGTTGCTGGAAGTTCTCTCCAATCGCCGCGCCCACGAGCTGGGTCGTATCGCCGAGAACCTCAGCCAGGCCGCGAGCGAACTGGGCGAGCTGCAGAAAACGGCCGAACAGCTTCGTCAGCAAACCGAACAGGCCCAGCAGGAACCGGACGAGGAGAAAAAGAAACGGACCCTCGAACGACTGGCGAAAGAACAAAAAGAGCTGGCCGAGAAAACCCATCGCCTGGCCCGCCGGCTGGAACGCCTGCAGGCCCAGGCCGCCAGCCAGTCCCTGTCCCAAGCTTCGCAATCGCTTTCCGACGCCGGCGAAGCGGGCGGTCAGGGGGACGCCGGTCAGGCCGAGAAAAAAGCCGCACAAGCGGAAAGCGAGCTGGAAGAGGCTGAGCAGCAACTGCAGCAGGCGATCGCCGCCGCCGAGAAGGAGCTGCTGGAAGAACAGCTGGCCCAATTGGAAACGGCCCTGTCCGGGATGATCGGCCGCCAGCAGCGTCTGCTCGATGAAACGCTCCGGCTGGATCGCCTCGCCAGCGACCAGGGACAGCTAGACCGGGCCGAAAAGGCCAGCATCAACACGCTCGCGCTGGCGGAAAGAGTTCTGGCCGACGAGGTCGGCGCGCTAAGCCGCAAAACGGCCGAGTCCGCCGCCTTCCAGCTGGGCCTCGATGGGGCCGCCCGGGAAATGCAACGGGCCGCCGGCCGCCTGGATCGCCAGAACACCGGCGCCGCCACCCAGCAATCGGAACAGGCCGCCCTGCAGCGACTGCAGCAGGTGGTCGACGCCTTGAAACCGGCCGAACCGACCGACCCTGCCCAGCCGCCGGCCGAACAGGGAGGCGGCGGTGATGGCCCGGCGCCGTCGCAACCCGAGGGAGCGATCGAACGGCTGGCCGAACTGCGTCTGCTGAAATCGCTCCAGGAAGCGATCAACAGCCGCACGCTTGAGCTGGAAAATCTGCGTCGCCAGCAGGGCGATCTGGCCGAAGAAGAGATTGTCGAAGCGAACGAACTGGCCGAAGAGCAGGGACGTCTGGCCGATCTGATCATCAATCTGTCGCAGCCGGTTGCTCCGCCTCCAGAAGAGAACCCGGACCAGCTGCCGGATCTCAACGATCTCGATCTGAAAGGGCTGGACGATCTGGATCTAAAAGGCCTCGAAGATCTCGACCTGAAAGGGCTGGACGATTTGCCGCCCCCTGCGGAGAACAAACCGGCGTCCAGCGGTGCGTCCAACGCGCCCCCGACGACCGAAACAGCCGACGAGCCGCCGTCTCCGGGCAAAGAAACCACCACCCCCGGCGAACCCAAAGAATCGTCAACCCCGTAA
- a CDS encoding ArsR/SmtB family transcription factor encodes MVTTRDSEPDVFRAISHPVRRQMLDLLAETDRSVNSVASHFQMSRPAVSQHLRILLDAGLVTEQRHGRERRYHFVPEQLGPVWDWIARYQTFWEERVARLEKLLDKMDP; translated from the coding sequence ATGGTAACGACTCGTGATTCAGAACCCGATGTCTTCAGGGCGATCAGCCATCCGGTGCGGCGCCAGATGCTGGACCTGCTTGCCGAAACGGACCGCTCGGTCAATTCGGTGGCCAGCCATTTCCAGATGAGCCGGCCGGCCGTCTCCCAGCATTTACGCATCCTTCTCGATGCGGGCCTGGTGACCGAGCAGCGGCACGGCCGGGAACGCCGTTATCACTTTGTGCCCGAACAACTCGGTCCAGTCTGGGACTGGATCGCCCGCTACCAGACCTTCTGGGAGGAGCGGGTCGCACGCCTGGAAAAACTGCTGGACAAAATGGACCCATGA
- a CDS encoding SEC-C metal-binding domain-containing protein produces MRLAESKIKEAILHPDPPIRQRAIRYFSESFSTDASIMPLVIRSVETYGRDPSDLLIFWSRKLPQTKETIDWIVGELRDEQIEQTKDYARSLREVLATADASLLSPMASSLFDTGLPPEINTKISERLEMLSWDEARCWQELEKLCEEGKDASTMQQFNLNRSRQIVEALARFGNACEEKVLSLLQVQTASLVSDPMIWMEPMAVELAGRLRLESAVPLLIAKLRGDIDDMLNEGCAESLSRIGTPAVLEAIAAAWTEAPDHFRLYGSTPLGCVHTDLAVEKCLQLLPGVNDDYIRPKLAQCLLAHFDPEGIEIARQMLLHEELGFMESELRIDLIESCIIMDEQFPELDAWRAAEEAQKAAHQKWVAELEGDPAELLRFAIEKLSGKKRPKAPPAKPAVLPPASPPAASRLGSVQKVGRNSLCPCGSGKKYKVCCLRKQRG; encoded by the coding sequence GTGCGTTTAGCTGAAAGCAAAATCAAAGAGGCCATCCTTCATCCGGACCCGCCGATTCGGCAAAGGGCGATCCGCTACTTTTCCGAATCGTTTTCGACCGACGCCTCGATCATGCCACTGGTGATCAGGTCGGTGGAGACCTATGGCCGGGACCCCTCGGACCTCTTGATTTTCTGGTCGCGAAAGCTGCCCCAGACGAAAGAAACGATCGACTGGATTGTTGGCGAATTGCGAGACGAACAAATCGAGCAGACCAAGGATTATGCGCGCTCCCTGAGGGAAGTCCTGGCGACGGCGGACGCTTCTCTTTTGTCGCCCATGGCGTCCTCGCTCTTCGATACTGGGCTGCCGCCTGAGATAAACACAAAGATATCCGAGCGCTTGGAGATGCTTTCCTGGGACGAAGCGAGGTGCTGGCAAGAGCTGGAGAAGCTTTGTGAGGAAGGCAAAGACGCGAGCACCATGCAACAGTTTAATTTGAATCGCAGCAGACAGATCGTCGAAGCCCTCGCTCGCTTTGGTAACGCGTGTGAAGAAAAGGTTCTGTCGCTGCTGCAAGTGCAAACCGCCAGCCTGGTATCCGATCCGATGATATGGATGGAACCTATGGCCGTGGAGTTAGCCGGCAGGCTTCGGCTAGAGTCCGCAGTTCCGTTGCTGATTGCGAAGCTGCGTGGAGACATCGACGACATGCTCAACGAGGGATGTGCAGAGTCGCTCAGCCGGATAGGGACGCCGGCCGTGCTGGAAGCGATTGCTGCCGCCTGGACCGAGGCGCCTGACCATTTTCGTCTTTACGGGTCTACGCCGTTGGGATGCGTCCACACGGATCTTGCCGTCGAAAAATGCCTGCAGTTGTTGCCAGGGGTAAACGATGATTACATTCGGCCAAAGCTCGCCCAGTGCCTGTTGGCCCACTTTGATCCTGAAGGAATCGAGATTGCACGGCAAATGCTCCTGCACGAGGAGCTGGGGTTCATGGAAAGCGAGCTGCGGATTGACCTGATCGAATCCTGCATCATTATGGACGAGCAGTTTCCGGAACTCGACGCGTGGCGGGCCGCGGAAGAAGCCCAAAAGGCAGCACACCAGAAATGGGTCGCGGAACTCGAAGGAGATCCCGCAGAGCTGCTGCGTTTCGCCATCGAAAAACTTTCCGGGAAGAAAAGGCCCAAGGCGCCCCCGGCCAAACCGGCGGTCCTGCCGCCCGCGTCTCCGCCTGCTGCCTCCCGGCTGGGGAGCGTGCAGAAGGTCGGCAGAAACAGCCTCTGTCCTTGCGGCAGCGGAAAGAAGTACAAAGTCTGCTGCCTGCGAAAACAGCGAGGCTGA
- the ychF gene encoding redox-regulated ATPase YchF yields MEAGIVGLPNVGKSTLFNALTCSQSAQSENYPFCTIEPNEGIVCVPDDRLERITKFIVPQKIIPAVLKLVDIAGIVKGASEGEGLGNKFLSHIRQVDAIVQVVRCFKDPDVIHVSGTVDPIADMDTIETELMLADIETLENALSKAQRTARTGDKDAKIRVAVIEKCMEHLAKDEPLRTMQLPEAEAAAISSYGLMSAKPVLYVANVSENDLDGTDPLVLKVREQAERAGANVVCVCAKLEAELAELDEADRVEMLAEVGLKEPALHQIARGAYQALGLESYFTAGEKEVRAWTIPKGATAPQAAGVIHSDFERGFIRCEVYTLSDLETYKTEKEIRQAGKLRVEGKKYIMQDGDICHFLFNV; encoded by the coding sequence ATGGAAGCCGGTATCGTTGGGTTGCCTAACGTTGGCAAGAGCACCCTTTTTAACGCTCTGACCTGTTCCCAGTCCGCCCAGAGCGAGAACTATCCGTTTTGCACGATTGAGCCCAATGAAGGCATCGTTTGCGTGCCCGACGATCGCCTGGAGCGGATCACGAAATTCATCGTGCCGCAGAAAATCATTCCGGCCGTGCTGAAGCTCGTCGATATCGCCGGCATCGTCAAAGGGGCCAGCGAAGGCGAAGGGCTGGGGAACAAGTTCCTCAGCCACATCCGCCAGGTCGACGCGATCGTGCAGGTGGTCCGCTGCTTCAAAGACCCCGACGTAATCCACGTTTCCGGCACAGTCGATCCGATCGCCGACATGGATACGATCGAAACGGAGCTGATGCTGGCGGATATTGAAACGCTGGAAAACGCCCTGTCCAAAGCGCAGCGAACCGCCCGCACCGGCGATAAAGACGCAAAGATCCGCGTCGCCGTGATCGAGAAATGCATGGAGCACCTTGCCAAGGACGAGCCGCTGCGCACGATGCAGTTGCCTGAAGCCGAGGCCGCCGCGATTTCCAGCTACGGTCTCATGTCGGCCAAGCCGGTGCTCTATGTGGCCAACGTCAGCGAAAACGATCTCGACGGAACCGATCCGCTGGTTCTCAAGGTGCGCGAACAAGCCGAGCGTGCGGGCGCCAATGTCGTCTGCGTGTGCGCGAAGCTCGAAGCAGAACTGGCCGAACTGGACGAAGCCGATCGGGTCGAGATGCTGGCCGAAGTCGGGCTGAAAGAACCGGCCCTGCATCAGATCGCCCGGGGAGCCTACCAGGCCCTCGGTCTGGAAAGCTATTTTACCGCCGGCGAAAAAGAAGTCCGCGCCTGGACCATCCCCAAAGGCGCCACCGCGCCGCAGGCTGCCGGGGTCATCCACAGCGACTTCGAACGCGGTTTCATTCGCTGCGAAGTCTACACGCTATCCGACCTGGAAACTTATAAAACGGAAAAAGAGATTCGCCAGGCTGGCAAGTTGCGCGTCGAAGGGAAAAAGTACATCATGCAGGACGGCGACATCTGCCACTTCCTGTTCAATGTCTGA